Within Candidatus Binataceae bacterium, the genomic segment GGGCTGGATCGGTTTCAAGCCGCGTCTGCCGGCGATCCTCGGACACGAATTCGCGGGCGTGATTGAGGAGGTGGGCACGGAGGTCAAGAATCTGAAGGTGGGGACGCGAGTCGTGGTCCCGCTGGCGCAAGGCTGCGGGGTCTGCGAGGACTGCCGCACCGGCCATTCCAACCACTGCATGGGCACCGGGATGACCGGTTATGCCCGCTACGGCGTTCTCAGTCACGCGGATTTTAACTGCGCGCCGCTGCCCGAACAAATCGGCTTCGTGGAGGCTGCGGCGATGGGCTGCCGTTACGTCACGGCCTTTCATGGAATTCTCGATCAGGGACACGTCCAGGCGGATGAAACGGTAGTGATTTACGGCTGCGGCGGCGTGGGCTTGTCGGCGATTCAGATTGCGGCGGCGCTGGGCGCGCGGGTAATCGCGGTCGATCTGGACGATCGCAAGCTGGAATTGGCCAAGCAGGTTGGCGCAACCGACGTCATCAATGGCAAGACGACCGATCCGGTGCAGGCTGTCAAGGATCTCACGCGCGGCGGCGCTGACGTGAGCGTCGATGCGTTGGGGATCGCCGTGACCTGCCGCAACGCGGTGTTGAGTCTGCGCAAGCGTGGGCGTCATGTGCAGATCGGTCTGACGACGCAGGGCGAAAAGGGCGAAGTCGCGCTGCCGATCGATCAGATTGTGTTCAAGGAGATCCAGTTCACCGGTTCTCTGGCGATCCAGTCGTTCCGTTATCCGGCGCTGTTGAGCATGGTCGAGCGGGGACGGCTGGCGCCGCGAAAATTGATCACCGAGACCATCCCGATCGAAAAGGCCTTTGGCGTGATCGAGCAGATGTCGAAATTCGAGAATGTCGGTATGAGCGTGATTAACCAGTTCTAAGGCGGATGGGCCGTCATCCGTGATCGGGTGACGGCCCGCGCAGCCATCTGACCTTGCCTACAGAATTCTCCCGCCGAGAGATCGCGGATCCCGCAGGGGCCAGCGTCCCGCTTCGACCTGATGCAGGAAGTCGGCGACCAGCGAGTTGAACAGGCCCGGCTCCTCGAGATTGAGGGCGTGGCCGGTGTCCGGCAGTATCACCAATCCCGCGCTTGGGATGGAACGCTTCATCAGGAGCGAGGTTTCGAGGCAAGGATCGTCTTCGTCACCCGCCATCACGAGCGCGGGTACGGTCATTCGCCGCATCGGGGCGACCAGATCAAAGAGGGATGGGCGGCGCTTCTGCACGCCGCGCAGAGTGAGCGCAGAGCCGCGCGCGGAATGCTCGGCGAGCATCCGGCGAAACTCCTCCCATCCGCGCGGGTCCTTGTTCTGCAACTGCACGCGGGTCGGCCCGGTCGCATAGCCGGCTACGGCTTCTTCGAGGCTGAGACTCTCGAAACGCTGCGCGGCCGCTTCCGCTTCATTCTGAAACTGCTCGCGGCGCGCTGGGTCGGCCCCGTAACCGCATCCGCCGATAACCAGTGAAAGGGCGCGTTCGGGATACGCGAGACCAAAGTGCAGCGTGGCAAAGCCGCCCATCGAGATACCGACGATATGCGCGCGTTCGA encodes:
- a CDS encoding zinc-binding dehydrogenase, producing the protein MKAMVMEEVGKPMVVKEWPEPKCPPDGAIVRVEGSGICRSDWHLWQGDWGWIGFKPRLPAILGHEFAGVIEEVGTEVKNLKVGTRVVVPLAQGCGVCEDCRTGHSNHCMGTGMTGYARYGVLSHADFNCAPLPEQIGFVEAAAMGCRYVTAFHGILDQGHVQADETVVIYGCGGVGLSAIQIAAALGARVIAVDLDDRKLELAKQVGATDVINGKTTDPVQAVKDLTRGGADVSVDALGIAVTCRNAVLSLRKRGRHVQIGLTTQGEKGEVALPIDQIVFKEIQFTGSLAIQSFRYPALLSMVERGRLAPRKLITETIPIEKAFGVIEQMSKFENVGMSVINQF
- a CDS encoding alpha/beta hydrolase produces the protein MPFITTDDQVRLYYEEAGHGAALIFVHEFAGDYRSYEAQMRHFARRYHCVAYNARGYPPSDVPDDPERYSQDRARDDLRAMLDQLSIERAHIVGISMGGFATLHFGLAYPERALSLVIGGCGYGADPARREQFQNEAEAAAQRFESLSLEEAVAGYATGPTRVQLQNKDPRGWEEFRRMLAEHSARGSALTLRGVQKRRPSLFDLVAPMRRMTVPALVMAGDEDDPCLETSLLMKRSIPSAGLVILPDTGHALNLEEPGLFNSLVADFLHQVEAGRWPLRDPRSLGGRIL